The genomic window ATGGCCCCCACGCTCTCGGTCGACCCTACGGCCCTGGGCTTCGATGAGCAGAAGCTCGGGACCGATAGCGCTACCCAGACGTTCACCGTGAGGAACTCGGGGAACGGGACGCTCACCATCAACAACGTGGTCATCGCGGGGGGGAGCGCTTCGTCGTACACGCTCGATACGAATGGCGTGGTCCCGTTCGACCTGGGCGCGGGGATTTCGCGGAGCATGACCGTGAAGTTCAACCCTGCGGCGGAGTTCCTGAACGCAGCGCAGGTCAACGTCAACGGTACGAAGAAAGTCGATCTCACGGGCTACGGAGTGTTGTCCGCCGCCCACGTGAGCCCGTCCTCGCACACCTTCGGTGAAGCCGTCGTGGGGGGCCAGGGCGTTGCCCGGACCGTGACGGTGAAGAACGTGGGGAATGCCGCCGTCAAGGTCACCCCTGCTCGCGGGGGAACCCACCACAGCTCCTTCACGGTCTCTCCGAGCACGGAGCAGACCATCGCAGTGGGGCAGACCGCCTCCTTCACGGTGACGTTCATTCCGCTGGCGGGTGGAGCGGCCACTGCGACGCTCAGCTTCACCACCGATGAGAACCCGGTCGCCACTCCCACCTCGGTGGCCCTGTCGGGAACGGGAGTGGCCCCCGCCATCACCGTGGATCCCGGGTTGTCCTTCGGAGATGTGCGGACGAACACCAGTGTGGGCGGGCTCCTCACGGTGACCAACAGCGGCACGGGGACGCTGGAGATCACCGACATTACCAAGAGCGGCTCGGGGGCCGCGGCCTACACCTTGGCGAGCACGACCCTGAGTGTGGCGGCTGGACAGAGCCAGACCGTGGCGGTGACGTTCGCTCCCACCACCACGGGCCAGAAGGACGCGACGCTGACGCTGACCACCAATGTGGTGGGCAGCACCTCGGTCCCGGTCGCGCTGTCGGGCCGAGGCATCAACCCGACGATCCGGACACCGATCCCCACGCTGGCCTTCGGGGATCTGGAGAAGAACACGACCACGACGCAGCAGCTGACGGTACACAACGACGGCGTCGGCACGCTGAACATCACCAACATCACCAAGGGTGGAGCCAACCCTGGGGCCTATAGCCTGTCGGCCACCACTCTGACGGTGGCGGAGGGGACGAGCGAGTCGGTGACGGTGACGTTCGCTCCCACCAGCGAGGGCCAGGCGGACGCGACGCTGACGCTGACCACCAATGATTCGGCCAACCCCTCGGTGGAGGTGACGGTGACGGGCCGCGGCGTGCACCCCACCATCGCGGTGGCCAGCCCGCTGGCGTTCGGGGATCGGCAGATCAACGCGACGGCGACGCTACCGCTGGTGGTGACCAACAATGGCACGGGCACGCTGAACATCACCGGTATCGCCAAGGGGGGAGCGGACGCGGCCCTGTTCAGCGTCGCGGAGAGCACGCTGAGCGTGCCGGAGGGGGGGAGCCAGAGCCTGACGGTGTCGTTCACTCCGACGGCTCAGACAGGGGCCAGCGCCACGCTGACGCTGACGACCAACGCGGTGGGCAGCGAGAGCGTCAACGTGACGCTGACAGGCAACGGCGTCAACCCCTCGGTGACGGTGACGAGCCCGCTGGCCTTCGGAGAGTGGCAGATCAATTCGAGCAAACAGCTGCCGCTGACGGTGACCAACAGCGGCACGGGCACGCTGGAAGTCACCAACATCACCAAGGCCGGAGCAGGCCAGGCGGCCTACAGCCTGTCGGGCACGACGCTGAGCGTGCCGGCCGGCGAGAGCCGCTCGGTGACGGTGACGTTCGCGCCCACCAGTGTGGGGCAGGCGGACGCCACGCTGACGCTGGCCACCAACTCCGTGGCCAACCCCTCGGTGCCCGTGACGGTGACGGGCCGGGGAGTGCACCCGAGCATCACGGTGGCCAGCCCGCTGGCGTTCGGAGATCGGCAGATCAACGCGACGGCGACGCTGCCGCTGGTGGTGACCAACAATGGCACGGGCACGCTGAACATCACCGGTATCGCCAAGGGGGGAGCGGACGCGGCCCTTCACCAACATCACCAAGGCCGGAGCAGGCCAGGCGGCCTACAGCCTGTCGGGCACGACGCTGAGCGTGCCGGCCGGCCAGAGCCGCTCGGTGACGGTGACGTTCGCGCCCACCAGTGTGGGGCAGGCGGACGCGACGCTGACGCTGCACACCAACTCCATGGCCAGCCCCTTGGTGCCCGTGACGCTGACGGGGCGAGGCGTCAACCCGAGCATCACGGTGGCCAGCCCGCTGGCGTTCGGGGACGTGCAGAGGAACACGAGCGCTCCGCTGCCGCTGACGGTGACCAACAACGGCACCGGCACGCTGGAGATCACCAACATCACCAAGGCTGGCACGGGCCAGACGGCCTACAGCTTGTCGGGGACGACGCTGAGCGTGCCGGAGGGCCAGAGCCGCTCGGTGACGGTGACGTTCGCGCCCACCGCCCTGGGGCAGGCGGACGCGACGCTGACGCTGCACACCAACGTGGTGGGCAGCGCGACGGTGCCTGTGACGCTGTCGGGCCGGGGCGTGCACCCCACCATCACGGTGGCCAGCCCGCTGGCGTTCGGGGATCGGCAGATCAACGCGACGGCGACGCTGCCATTGACGGTGACCAACAACGGCACCGGCACGCTGAACATCACCGGCATCGCCAAGGGCGGAACGGACTCGGCCTTGTTCGGCGTCGTGCAGAGCACGCTGAGCGTGCCGGAGGGGCAGAGCCGGGACCTGACGGTGACCTTCAGGCCCACGGATGAAGTGGCGGCCAGCGCCACGCTGACGCTGACGACCAATGCGGTGGGCAGCGAGACCGTCAACGTGACGCTGACGGGCCGGGGCATCAACCCCACCATCATGGTGGCCAGCCCGCTGGCCTTCGGAGAGCGGCAGACGAACACGAACACACCGCTGCCGCTGACGGTGACCAACGGCGGCACGGGCACGCTGCAAGTCACCAGCATCACCAAGGGCGGAGCAGGCCAGGCGGCCTACACGCTGTCGGGCACGACGCTGAGCGTGCCGGCCGGCCAGAGCCGCTCGGTGACGGTGACGTTCAATCCCTCCAGTGTGGGCCAGGCGGATGCCACGCTGACACTGGCCACCAACTCCGTGGCCAATCCCTCCGTGGTCGTGGCGCTGACGGGGCGGGGCGTCAACCCCACCATCCAGGTGCTGAACGCGCTGGCCTTCGGCGATCAGCAGATCAACGACACCGCGACGCGGACGCTGACGGTGGCCAACACCGGCACTGGCACGCTGAACATCACCAACATCACCAAGGGCGGAACGGGCTCCGCCTACTACGGCTTCACGCCGAGCACGCTGACGGTGCCCGAGGGCCAGAGCAGGGATCTGACCGTGACGTTCAACCCCACGGCGCAGGGGCTGGCCAACGCGACGCTGACGCTGACCACCAATGATGTGACCCGGTCGACGGTCACCGTGAGCTTGTCGGGTCGCGGCATCAACCCGACCATCACCGTGCCCTCCACGCTCTCCTTCGGAGATCAGCGCGTGGGTGCCCCGGCCACCCAGCGGACGCTGACGGTGACCAACAACGGCACGGGGACGCTGAACGTCAGCAGCATCACCAAGAGTGGCCCGAACGCCGCGGACTACGGTGTCACGCCGACCACGCTGACGGTGCCCGAGGGCCAGAGCCGCGATCTGACGGTGACCTTCAACCCGGCCGTCGGAGGACAGTCCGATGCAACGCTGACGCTGATCAGCAACGACGTCTCCCGGGGGCAGGTCGACGTGGACCTGTCGGGCCGCGGGATCAACCCGAACATCTCCGTGGCGGCGACGCTGCCGTTTGGCGAACTGCAGGTGAACACCAACGCGCAGCAGACGCTGACGGTGACCAACACGGGCACGGGCCTGCTGAGCATCAGCGCCATCTCCAAGGGTGGCTCGGGGGCCGCCTACTACACCTTCACTCCTGGCTCGCTGGATGTGCCGGAAGGGCAGAGCCGGACCGTGGTGGTGACGTTCAGCCCCACCGGCGTGGGCCAGGCGGATGCCACGCTGACGCTGACGACCAATGACGTGAACCGTCCCACGGCCACCGTGACGCTGACGGGCGCGGGCGTCAATCCCAGCATCACCGTGTCGGCGTCGCTGCTCTTCGGCGAAGTGCAGGTGAACACCAACAAGGCGGTGCCGCTGACGATCCGCAACAACGGCACGGGCACGCTGAACATCACCAACATCTCCAAGAGCGGGCCTGCCGCCGCTCTCTACAGCTTCACCCAGACCACCCTCAGCGTGCCCGGCGGGCAGGAGCGGGACCTGGTGGTGACTTTCAGCCCCACCAGTCAGGGGCCGGCCGAGGCCACGCTCACGCTGGCCACCACGGACGTGAACCGGCCCTCGGTCCCCGTGACGCTGTCGGGCATCGGCGTCAATCCGGTCATCCTGGTGCCTTCCACGCTGGCCTTCGGAGACGTGGCGGTGAACCCCACCATTGCTCCGACGATGCCGCTGGAGATCAGCAACACCGGCTCGGGCACCCTGCGCATCACCAACATCACCAAGTCTGGCGCGGGGGCCGCCTTCTACACCTTCGACGCCAACCCGATCGACGTCCCGGCCGGTCAGAGCAGATCCCTCACGGTGACGTTCAACCCCACCGTCGAGGGCCAGTCCAACGCCGTCCTCACGCTGACCACCAACGACGTGGCCCGAGGGACGGTGACCGTGAGCCTCACCGGCTATGGCGGCAGGCCGAACATCGCGCTGTGCTCGCCCACGAACACGACTCCTCCCGTGTGCGAGCCCATCTCCGCGCTCGACTTCAAGGGAGTGCGGGTGAGCTCCGCCCGGCAGAAGACGATCACGATCAAGAACTCCGGCCGGGCCCCGCTCGTCATCTCCAGCGCACCGGTCGTGTCGCCCACGGGCGCCTTCTCCTATGTCGGGCCGAACGCCTTCACGGTGCCTCCCAACTCCGAGTTCAACATCGCGGTGTCCTTCGCGCCGACGCAGACCACCAGCTACAGCGCCTCGCTCACCATCACGTCGAACGCCGTCCCCGCCTCGACGACGGTGGGCCTGACAGGGTTCGGCGCCAACCCGGATCTGACCGTCAGCACCTCATCGATCTTCTTCGGTGACGTCCGGGTGGGCGACACGAGCAGCCCGCAGAACGTCAACATCACCGTGAACAACGCCACCGGCCCCACGGATGTGACGCTGCAGAGCCTGCCGGTGGTGGGGCCCTTCGTCGTCGAGACGCCCACCACGCTGCCCACGACGATCCAGTCGGGCACCTCCTACACCTTCACCGTCAAGTTCAAGCCGACCGAGCCGTCCACGAACGGACCCGCGACGGGCTCCGTCACCATCAACACGGATCTCGCCCCGCGGCCGACGGTGACGCTCTCGGGCAACGGCACCGTGTCCAAGGTGGAGCTGTCCGTGGCCGCGCTCAACTTCGGCAACCAGCGCGTGACGTACAAGAGCGGCGCCCAGCCGGTGATCCTCTCCAACAAGGGGGCGGCGGCGCTGGCCATCACCCAGCTCATCTTCTCCAACCCCGCCTTCAGCCTGGAGGGCCTGACGCCTCCCTCGGAGGCCAGCCCGTTGACCATCGCCGCCGGCGCGCAGCGGGCCTTGTCCGTGGCCTTCACGCCGGGGACGGTGGGCCCGTCCTCCGGCAAGCTCTTCATCATCAGCAATGCCTTCGTGCCGGCACCCGCGCTGGAACTGTCGGGCACGGGCGTCGACGGACAGATGAGCGTGACGCCCAGCGTGGTCTCCTTCGAGCCCGCGGATGTGGGCGGCACGGGCCTGCAGCAGAGCGTGGAGCTCGAGAACACGGGCGGCTATCCGCTCACGATCGAGGCGGTGGAGGACCCGACCGACCTCCAGTTCACCGTCTCCGGCCTGCCCGACGGGCTGGTGCTCCAGCCGAAAGACACCTGGCCGTTCACCGTCACCTTCACGCCGACCCAGCGTGGCTACTTCCCGTCCTCCGCCGTCATCCGCAGCGATGCCGTCACCAACAAGCTCTTCAGCCTGGCGATGTCGGGCACGGGCGTGGCCGCGGCCGCGGAGCTGCAGCCCCAGGATCTGAACTTCGGCAGCTCCAACGTGGGGGTGCCCGTCACCCAGGACATCTCCGTGAAGAACATCGGCGAGAAGCCGCTGTCCGTCTCCAACATCGCCTTCGCGGATGCCACGGCCAACTCGGGCATGTCGCTGGACTTCACCCTGGACGCCACGGTGACGCTCCCCATCGTCGTCGATCCGGGCAAGAGCGCGCTCGTCCGGCTGAAGTTCACTCCGCGCGGCCCCAACCTGCGTGAGGCCAAGGCGCGCTTCTTCACGAACGCCGGCGTCGAGGAGGCTACCGTCGGTGGAACGGGCACCTCGCCGACCCTGCGGCTGGATCCGCTCGAGCTGCGGTTCTCCAACGTGCTGGTGGGCAACTCCTCGGCGCCTCAG from Hyalangium gracile includes these protein-coding regions:
- a CDS encoding choice-of-anchor D domain-containing protein, whose amino-acid sequence is MSGTTLSVPAGQSRSVTVTFAPTSVGQADATLTLHTNSMASPLVPVTLTGRGVNPSITVASPLAFGDVQRNTSAPLPLTVTNNGTGTLEITNITKAGTGQTAYSLSGTTLSVPEGQSRSVTVTFAPTALGQADATLTLHTNVVGSATVPVTLSGRGVHPTITVASPLAFGDRQINATATLPLTVTNNGTGTLNITGIAKGGTDSALFGVVQSTLSVPEGQSRDLTVTFRPTDEVAASATLTLTTNAVGSETVNVTLTGRGINPTIMVASPLAFGERQTNTNTPLPLTVTNGGTGTLQVTSITKGGAGQAAYTLSGTTLSVPAGQSRSVTVTFNPSSVGQADATLTLATNSVANPSVVVALTGRGVNPTIQVLNALAFGDQQINDTATRTLTVANTGTGTLNITNITKGGTGSAYYGFTPSTLTVPEGQSRDLTVTFNPTAQGLANATLTLTTNDVTRSTVTVSLSGRGINPTITVPSTLSFGDQRVGAPATQRTLTVTNNGTGTLNVSSITKSGPNAADYGVTPTTLTVPEGQSRDLTVTFNPAVGGQSDATLTLISNDVSRGQVDVDLSGRGINPNISVAATLPFGELQVNTNAQQTLTVTNTGTGLLSISAISKGGSGAAYYTFTPGSLDVPEGQSRTVVVTFSPTGVGQADATLTLTTNDVNRPTATVTLTGAGVNPSITVSASLLFGEVQVNTNKAVPLTIRNNGTGTLNITNISKSGPAAALYSFTQTTLSVPGGQERDLVVTFSPTSQGPAEATLTLATTDVNRPSVPVTLSGIGVNPVILVPSTLAFGDVAVNPTIAPTMPLEISNTGSGTLRITNITKSGAGAAFYTFDANPIDVPAGQSRSLTVTFNPTVEGQSNAVLTLTTNDVARGTVTVSLTGYGGRPNIALCSPTNTTPPVCEPISALDFKGVRVSSARQKTITIKNSGRAPLVISSAPVVSPTGAFSYVGPNAFTVPPNSEFNIAVSFAPTQTTSYSASLTITSNAVPASTTVGLTGFGANPDLTVSTSSIFFGDVRVGDTSSPQNVNITVNNATGPTDVTLQSLPVVGPFVVETPTTLPTTIQSGTSYTFTVKFKPTEPSTNGPATGSVTINTDLAPRPTVTLSGNGTVSKVELSVAALNFGNQRVTYKSGAQPVILSNKGAAALAITQLIFSNPAFSLEGLTPPSEASPLTIAAGAQRALSVAFTPGTVGPSSGKLFIISNAFVPAPALELSGTGVDGQMSVTPSVVSFEPADVGGTGLQQSVELENTGGYPLTIEAVEDPTDLQFTVSGLPDGLVLQPKDTWPFTVTFTPTQRGYFPSSAVIRSDAVTNKLFSLAMSGTGVAAAAELQPQDLNFGSSNVGVPVTQDISVKNIGEKPLSVSNIAFADATANSGMSLDFTLDATVTLPIVVDPGKSALVRLKFTPRGPNLREAKARFFTNAGVEEATVGGTGTSPTLRLDPLELRFSNVLVGNSSAPQTITITNKGTGPLMLTEIKKGGTDASAFDVTPPALPTTLQPNGFTTVSVSLKPDEERLFSAQLQILSNDATAPTAAVVLSGAGVGQQIQLSETFLEFGNQLLNKPSTLRTVRITNNGDTTITMSGISVEGEGSTQFTLIKPNLPIDLKPRESQTVSVSFTPQAEVDVNCKLKLGFSTPVPREVSLHGRGIPSVLESKPTSLDFGAVRVNRPHPAGLEIINRSSDTVVLANPVLTRRSGDASFFRYEPDAVAGRAIAPGASLIVALNYQPTVEDLTEATLSFDTVPAQPRPLTIELKGKATQRLLTVDPGSLDFGRVEVSNPVAPKEITVVNKSAQPQWVVVQLKRGEGTNFVVDKTELDGRPIPAQGSATFQVHFQPKAAGEETNDLQVYLQNESEPEAVIPVKGHGRQLTGQGGGCSSSNVGTGGSAMVALLALVLLGARRRRRE